In Leptodesmis sichuanensis A121, the following are encoded in one genomic region:
- a CDS encoding type II toxin-antitoxin system VapC family toxin yields the protein MRILLDTHIFLWFISGDTQLSTDVRDAIRDPDNEVYLSAVSVWEAIVKYQLGKLPLPEHPKTYLPKQRDLHQIASLPLDESSVIQLAKLPPLHRDPFDRMLICQALQNGLTIATVDTAVRAYSVNVM from the coding sequence ATGAGGATTCTGCTAGATACGCACATCTTTTTATGGTTCATCAGTGGCGATACCCAGTTGTCAACAGATGTTCGGGATGCAATTCGTGATCCAGACAATGAGGTCTATCTGAGCGCAGTTTCAGTCTGGGAAGCAATTGTCAAGTACCAGTTGGGTAAACTACCTCTGCCGGAGCATCCCAAAACATATTTACCCAAACAGCGCGATCTTCATCAAATTGCCAGTCTTCCTCTTGATGAAAGTAGCGTGATTCAATTGGCTAAATTACCACCATTACATCGTGATCCGTTTGACAGGATGCTTATTTGTCAAGCTTTACAAAATGGTTTGACAATTGCGACAGTGGATACAGCAGTTCGTGCCTACTCAGTTAATGTTATGTAG
- a CDS encoding DNA phosphorothioation-associated putative methyltransferase — protein sequence MISSCSSDWDAIAVTCQRSKVGKLLPDALYVHVSALESLDPLLQGYECAAREMAAHPEGITLVKFKLKQPSISYLLYPEFDSDPHPALQVSIQVNLQSHEVNFRDYSDSENPFILHRKETFVTPDYPHYQQFAALTRQEEALGLLDHPRAIGTRLAWEERLAQFKVTFQGHTLVHRSLLNAPSTQVKIDRHKAAISRNDFSKPVRLALEAGLLHQGMTFFDYGCGQGSDIDRVAKLGCESSGWDPYYRPDASLVAADVVNLGYVINVIESQAERRQALIKAWELTRQMLIVAAQVLIAQGNSQIAYGDGVITSRNTFQKYYDQEELKLYIDQVLGVDSVPAGLGIYFVFRDEAQAQTFRASRFRSRVSVPKVQLANKRFEDYKELLTPLMTFFTERGRLPTLEELPEAAVLNTEFGTLRRAFQIVLQATNPQEWDAISDRRRHDLLVYLALSHFGRRPKLRDLTPVVQNDIKSLFGSYQQACAAADLMLMSLGNLNVIAERCKQSAIGQKRPNSLWVHISAIEVLDPLLRLYEGCASRTIGRPQEANVVKFHFRQPRISYLFYPDFDTDPHPALHTSMQIDLRDLHVHYRDYDPDDNPPLLHQKDLMVTADYPLYEKFAKLTRQETDWGLLDDLGAIYDRQGWQKCLEEHCAEVKGHRVVWRKDADPYQVKLVKSRRQQRISCIALKENHQTKPSNLDSHSSL from the coding sequence ATGATTTCGAGTTGCAGCAGTGATTGGGATGCGATCGCCGTTACCTGCCAGCGCAGCAAGGTGGGTAAGCTTCTGCCGGATGCCTTATATGTCCATGTCTCAGCCTTAGAATCGCTAGATCCGCTGCTCCAGGGGTACGAGTGCGCAGCCAGGGAGATGGCTGCCCACCCAGAAGGGATCACGCTCGTTAAATTCAAGCTGAAGCAGCCGAGCATCTCTTATCTGCTATATCCAGAGTTTGATAGCGATCCGCACCCTGCGCTTCAAGTCAGCATTCAGGTGAACCTGCAAAGTCATGAGGTGAATTTTCGAGATTACAGCGATTCCGAAAACCCTTTTATTCTCCATCGCAAAGAAACCTTTGTTACGCCGGACTATCCTCACTATCAGCAGTTCGCTGCCCTGACTCGTCAGGAAGAAGCTTTGGGGTTATTGGATCATCCACGGGCGATCGGAACACGCTTGGCTTGGGAAGAACGCTTAGCTCAATTCAAAGTAACGTTTCAGGGGCATACGCTGGTGCATCGCTCCCTCCTCAATGCCCCGTCTACTCAGGTCAAGATCGATCGCCACAAGGCTGCTATCAGTCGCAACGATTTCTCTAAACCCGTGCGTCTGGCATTAGAAGCGGGGCTGCTGCACCAGGGGATGACGTTCTTCGACTACGGCTGCGGGCAGGGAAGCGATATCGATCGGGTTGCTAAGCTCGGTTGCGAGAGTTCCGGCTGGGATCCCTACTACCGCCCGGATGCATCTCTGGTTGCGGCGGATGTCGTTAACCTCGGCTATGTCATCAATGTGATTGAATCGCAGGCCGAGCGGCGGCAAGCATTAATCAAAGCCTGGGAGTTAACCCGGCAGATGCTGATCGTTGCCGCTCAGGTACTGATCGCCCAGGGAAATAGCCAGATTGCCTATGGGGATGGGGTGATTACCAGCCGCAACACCTTTCAGAAGTACTATGACCAGGAAGAACTGAAGCTTTACATTGACCAGGTGCTGGGAGTCGATTCCGTTCCAGCCGGGTTAGGGATCTATTTTGTGTTTCGAGACGAGGCCCAGGCTCAGACTTTTCGGGCCTCCCGATTTCGATCGCGGGTCAGCGTTCCCAAAGTTCAACTGGCGAACAAGCGGTTTGAGGATTACAAGGAACTGCTCACTCCGTTGATGACCTTCTTTACCGAACGGGGACGACTGCCAACCTTAGAAGAACTGCCTGAAGCAGCAGTCCTTAATACTGAATTTGGCACGCTGCGGCGGGCCTTCCAGATCGTGCTGCAAGCCACGAACCCGCAGGAGTGGGATGCCATCAGCGATCGCCGTCGTCATGACCTGTTGGTTTACCTGGCGTTAAGCCACTTTGGTCGCCGTCCTAAGCTACGGGATCTCACCCCAGTAGTGCAGAATGACATCAAGAGCCTGTTCGGGAGCTATCAGCAAGCCTGCGCAGCGGCAGACCTGATGTTGATGAGCCTGGGTAATTTGAACGTGATTGCAGAACGCTGCAAGCAAAGTGCCATCGGGCAGAAGCGACCCAATTCCCTGTGGGTACATATATCGGCGATCGAGGTACTCGACCCGCTGCTGCGGCTCTACGAAGGTTGCGCTTCTCGCACGATCGGTCGTCCTCAGGAAGCCAATGTCGTCAAGTTCCACTTCCGTCAACCCAGGATTTCCTACCTGTTCTATCCCGACTTCGATACAGACCCCCACCCGGCGCTCCACACCAGTATGCAAATCGACCTGCGAGACCTGCACGTCCACTATCGGGATTATGACCCAGACGATAACCCCCCCCTCCTGCACCAGAAGGATTTGATGGTGACAGCCGACTATCCCCTCTACGAAAAGTTCGCCAAATTGACCCGCCAGGAAACCGATTGGGGCTTACTAGATGATTTGGGAGCCATTTACGATCGCCAGGGGTGGCAAAAATGCCTGGAGGAACATTGTGCCGAGGTCAAGGGACATCGCGTAGTGTGGCGCAAGGACGCTGATCCGTATCAGGTGAAGTTAGTCAAATCTAGACGACAGCAGCGGATTAGTTGTATTGCACTTAAGGAGAATCATCAAACAAAGCCGTCAAATCTTGATAGCCACTCATCACTCTGA
- a CDS encoding type I restriction enzyme HsdR N-terminal domain-containing protein codes for MTPAISASDLTLRQVKQQFGLVQVNGTTVAEWQPPFPEPSDLERQILDRVQTNYAYLSERSLAEGLVNMVVVSPLLDLAGFYQPPFDVDIEFDISIPIQAETDEHTLVKGRIDVLVVKNKLWILVIESKRTRFDVMEALPQALAYMMGCPTCDYPLFGLSTNGCEFLFIQLMSGQPPQYALSRRFSMDNPGQELYAVLSILKRIGATLLP; via the coding sequence ATGACACCCGCAATTTCTGCCAGCGATCTCACCCTACGCCAGGTGAAACAGCAGTTTGGCTTAGTCCAGGTCAACGGTACGACGGTCGCTGAATGGCAGCCCCCCTTTCCTGAACCATCCGATTTAGAGCGCCAAATCTTAGACCGGGTGCAAACCAACTATGCCTACCTGTCTGAGCGATCGCTGGCAGAAGGACTGGTCAATATGGTGGTGGTTTCGCCTCTGCTCGATTTAGCCGGGTTCTATCAGCCTCCATTTGACGTAGACATTGAGTTTGACATTTCAATTCCCATTCAGGCAGAAACTGATGAACATACCCTGGTCAAAGGCAGGATTGATGTTCTGGTCGTAAAAAACAAACTCTGGATTTTGGTGATCGAATCCAAACGCACCCGGTTTGATGTGATGGAAGCGTTGCCTCAAGCATTAGCCTACATGATGGGTTGCCCTACATGCGATTATCCTTTGTTTGGGCTTTCTACCAATGGATGCGAGTTTCTGTTTATTCAGTTGATGTCAGGGCAACCTCCTCAATATGCCCTGTCTCGCCGATTTTCTATGGACAATCCTGGGCAAGAGCTTTACGCTGTGCTGAGTATTCTGAAGCGGATTGGCGCGACCCTTCTACCATGA
- a CDS encoding type II toxin-antitoxin system Phd/YefM family antitoxin, whose protein sequence is MSNVTVDEIQRDPLKYLQRVEAGEVLVIIRSNKPIAELRPIASSKQLRPFGLCAGEFTVPDDFDAPLPEDLLSAFEGK, encoded by the coding sequence ATGTCGAATGTGACTGTTGATGAAATCCAGCGTGACCCATTAAAGTATCTTCAGCGTGTTGAGGCAGGTGAGGTCCTGGTAATTATCCGATCTAATAAACCGATCGCTGAACTTAGACCTATTGCCAGTAGTAAACAATTGCGACCATTTGGTTTGTGTGCAGGCGAGTTTACCGTTCCAGATGATTTTGATGCTCCTTTGCCAGAAGATCTTCTCAGTGCATTCGAGGGCAAATGA